One region of Intestinimonas massiliensis (ex Afouda et al. 2020) genomic DNA includes:
- a CDS encoding PolC-type DNA polymerase III — protein sequence MPEQKKIPILVLFSAWKPSEDLRPLLTDMLVTGAVIDRQQRCIQAEIQCAQCPDDVRRALLERELAAAYGVQRVTLRFQTPAAEPLPPPEPPKLPVSAERKPLPTDEAAPPEAVPPESEDPMEVFRRTERIRQAALKKIKPAAHTEKRGGREGPKEKLIYGRMVKKFPAIAMNDITLDSEMVTIEGDVFATDHLEMKKRGAWIVRFDITDQTNSIRVAKFLVGDEGKELAGAIREGQRLVVQGRVSPYQGELQIEPTGIAEGTRTVRQDKAEGEKRVELHLHTRMSVMDATTDIKEVIKRAAAWGHPAIAITDHGVCHDFPTAYSAAKKAGIKMIFGVEAYFQNDVDDMPTVRGTMDVPFSGEYVCFDLETTGLDAQRDVITEIGAVVLKNGQVTDEIFSTFVDPERPMNPEIIRLTGITDEMVKGAPKQAEAIRQFLAFVNGRPLAAHNAGFDVGFLSEGCRRCGIPFEATAVDTLPLAQALLPHLSKHKLDVVADHLGLPAFHHHRATDDASTVAYMLVPFFKRLEEEHDIHSLGPINHWVAGQNQARKGKRRARHLIVLARNQTGLRNLYKLVSKAHLEHFQRKQYPVMPKSLIDENREGLLMGSACEAGELFQAVVRHSSWAELKRIASWYDYLEIQPLSNNAYMLRPDKNGKTIARDREELRNFNRTVVELAHELGKPVVATGDVHFLDPEDEIYRHVLLATKGFEDADAPNPLYFRTTDEMLEEFSYLGAETAREVVIDNPQLIAAWCGDLSPLPNGLFAPKLEDSEGELKRLVWGKAKRLYGEEPPQIVVDRINAELGDILMRHYDVIYMSAQKLVQDSLDHGYLVGSRGSVGSSIVAFLSGITEVNALPPHYRCPNCKHSDFEAAKEGGWGCGADMPDAVCPVCGTPYEKDGFNIPFETFLGFGGDKVPDIDLNFSGEYQSSAHRHTFELFGETHVFRAGTIGTVAEKTAFGYVKKYLEERGKTATKAEMLRLAKGCTGVKRTTGQHPGGMVVIPQDKEIYDFCPVQHPADDTDTDIITTHFEYHSMESNLLKLDMLGHDDPSMIRMMEDLSGMDAKTIPLDDPDTRSIFITSRALGYEDDPVLGPTGATAIPEFGTSFVRGMLEETKPTEFDILVRLSGFSHGTDVWLGNARDLILSGTATVGQAIGCRDDIMLYLISCGMKEKRAFKIMEAVRKGRGLPEGAEDEMKEHGVPDWYIGSCKKIAYLFPKAHAVAYVMMAFRIAWFKVHDPLVFYAAYFSIRAKAFDATVMCLGMDRVKAKMNEIRAKDKDASAVEQDMLTTLEVVYEFYLRGYTFDQMDLYRSDAVRFQVDRERKALIPPFMAIPGLGETAAVSIVEQRKGKQYLSVEEFSADCPKVTKAHIELLRTCGALGNLPETSQMTLF from the coding sequence ATGCCAGAGCAGAAGAAAATCCCCATTCTGGTTCTCTTTTCCGCGTGGAAGCCATCGGAGGACCTGCGGCCGCTTCTGACCGATATGCTGGTCACCGGTGCGGTCATCGACCGGCAGCAGCGCTGCATCCAGGCGGAGATCCAGTGTGCTCAATGCCCGGATGATGTGCGCAGGGCGCTGCTGGAGCGGGAGCTGGCGGCGGCCTATGGGGTCCAGCGCGTAACGCTGCGGTTTCAGACGCCGGCGGCGGAGCCGCTTCCCCCGCCGGAGCCCCCAAAGCTGCCGGTTTCGGCGGAGCGGAAGCCCCTACCCACCGACGAGGCTGCCCCGCCGGAAGCGGTGCCCCCGGAATCGGAGGACCCGATGGAGGTCTTTCGCCGGACGGAACGCATCCGGCAGGCGGCGCTGAAGAAGATCAAGCCGGCGGCACACACGGAGAAAAGGGGCGGCCGGGAAGGGCCCAAGGAGAAGCTGATTTACGGCCGTATGGTGAAAAAATTTCCCGCCATCGCCATGAACGACATCACCCTGGACTCCGAAATGGTGACCATTGAAGGAGATGTATTCGCCACCGACCATCTGGAAATGAAGAAGCGAGGCGCGTGGATCGTCCGCTTTGACATCACGGATCAGACCAATTCCATCCGGGTGGCCAAATTTCTGGTCGGAGACGAAGGTAAGGAGCTGGCCGGGGCCATCCGGGAGGGGCAGCGCCTTGTGGTCCAGGGCCGGGTCAGCCCCTACCAGGGGGAGCTGCAGATCGAACCCACCGGCATCGCGGAGGGGACGCGGACCGTCCGCCAGGACAAGGCGGAAGGGGAGAAGCGGGTGGAGCTCCACCTGCACACCCGCATGTCGGTGATGGATGCCACCACCGACATCAAGGAGGTCATTAAGCGGGCGGCGGCCTGGGGGCATCCGGCCATCGCCATCACGGACCACGGCGTCTGCCATGATTTCCCCACCGCCTATTCCGCCGCCAAAAAGGCTGGCATCAAGATGATTTTCGGGGTGGAGGCCTACTTCCAGAACGACGTGGACGACATGCCCACGGTGCGGGGGACGATGGATGTTCCCTTTTCCGGGGAATACGTCTGCTTTGATTTAGAGACCACCGGCCTGGACGCCCAGCGGGACGTGATTACGGAGATCGGCGCGGTGGTGCTGAAGAACGGCCAGGTCACCGACGAGATCTTTTCCACCTTTGTGGACCCGGAACGGCCCATGAACCCCGAGATCATCCGTCTGACCGGCATTACCGACGAGATGGTCAAGGGCGCGCCCAAGCAGGCGGAGGCCATCCGGCAGTTTCTGGCCTTTGTCAACGGGCGACCTCTGGCGGCCCACAATGCCGGCTTTGACGTTGGGTTTCTTTCGGAGGGCTGCCGCCGCTGCGGTATCCCCTTCGAGGCGACGGCGGTGGACACCTTGCCGCTGGCCCAGGCCCTTCTGCCCCACCTGTCCAAGCACAAGCTGGACGTCGTGGCCGACCACCTGGGCCTGCCCGCCTTCCACCACCACAGAGCCACCGACGACGCCTCCACCGTGGCCTATATGCTGGTGCCCTTCTTCAAAAGGCTGGAGGAGGAACACGATATCCACTCCCTGGGGCCCATCAACCACTGGGTCGCCGGACAGAACCAGGCCCGGAAGGGCAAACGCCGGGCCCGGCATCTCATCGTCCTGGCCCGCAACCAGACCGGCCTGCGCAATCTCTATAAGCTGGTCTCCAAGGCTCATCTGGAGCACTTCCAGCGCAAGCAGTATCCGGTGATGCCCAAAAGCCTCATTGATGAGAACCGGGAGGGGCTGCTGATGGGCTCGGCCTGTGAGGCGGGCGAGCTGTTCCAGGCAGTGGTGCGGCACAGCTCCTGGGCGGAGCTCAAGCGCATCGCCTCCTGGTACGACTATCTGGAAATTCAGCCTCTGAGCAATAACGCCTATATGCTCCGGCCCGACAAGAACGGCAAGACCATTGCACGTGATAGGGAGGAGCTGCGGAATTTCAACCGCACCGTCGTGGAGCTGGCCCATGAACTGGGCAAACCCGTGGTGGCCACCGGCGACGTCCACTTCCTGGACCCGGAGGACGAGATCTACCGCCATGTGCTGCTGGCCACCAAGGGCTTTGAGGACGCCGACGCGCCCAATCCGCTTTACTTCCGCACCACCGACGAGATGCTGGAGGAATTCTCCTATCTGGGCGCTGAGACCGCCCGGGAGGTGGTCATCGACAATCCCCAACTCATCGCCGCCTGGTGCGGAGATCTGAGCCCGCTGCCCAACGGTCTGTTCGCCCCCAAGCTGGAGGATTCCGAGGGGGAGCTGAAGCGGCTGGTGTGGGGAAAGGCCAAGCGCCTTTACGGGGAGGAGCCGCCCCAGATCGTAGTGGATCGCATCAACGCCGAGCTGGGAGATATCCTGATGCGGCATTATGACGTGATTTACATGTCGGCCCAGAAGCTGGTGCAGGACTCCCTGGACCATGGCTATCTGGTGGGCTCCCGGGGCTCGGTGGGGTCCTCTATCGTGGCCTTTCTGTCGGGCATCACCGAGGTCAACGCCCTGCCGCCCCACTACCGCTGCCCCAACTGCAAGCATTCCGACTTCGAAGCGGCCAAGGAAGGGGGCTGGGGCTGTGGAGCCGATATGCCCGACGCGGTGTGCCCCGTGTGCGGGACTCCCTACGAAAAAGACGGCTTCAACATCCCCTTCGAGACCTTCCTGGGCTTCGGCGGCGACAAGGTGCCCGATATCGACCTGAACTTCTCCGGCGAGTACCAGTCCAGCGCCCACCGCCATACCTTTGAGCTCTTTGGAGAGACCCACGTGTTCCGGGCGGGCACCATCGGCACGGTAGCGGAAAAGACCGCCTTTGGCTACGTAAAAAAGTACCTGGAGGAACGAGGCAAGACCGCCACCAAGGCGGAGATGCTGCGGCTGGCCAAGGGCTGTACCGGGGTCAAACGGACCACCGGACAGCACCCCGGCGGCATGGTGGTCATCCCTCAGGACAAGGAGATCTACGATTTCTGCCCGGTGCAGCACCCGGCCGATGACACGGATACCGACATTATCACCACCCATTTCGAATATCACTCCATGGAGTCCAATCTGCTCAAGCTGGACATGCTGGGCCACGATGATCCCTCCATGATCCGCATGATGGAGGACCTCAGCGGCATGGATGCCAAGACCATCCCTCTGGACGATCCGGATACCCGGAGTATCTTCATCACCTCCAGGGCACTGGGGTACGAGGACGACCCGGTTCTCGGCCCGACCGGAGCCACCGCCATCCCGGAGTTCGGTACCTCCTTCGTCCGGGGCATGCTGGAGGAGACTAAGCCCACCGAATTTGACATTCTGGTGCGGCTGTCCGGTTTCTCTCACGGCACCGATGTGTGGCTGGGCAACGCCCGGGACCTGATCTTGTCCGGCACTGCTACCGTCGGCCAGGCCATCGGCTGCCGGGACGATATCATGCTCTATCTCATCTCCTGCGGCATGAAGGAAAAGCGGGCTTTCAAGATCATGGAGGCGGTCCGAAAGGGCAGGGGGCTTCCGGAAGGGGCCGAGGACGAGATGAAGGAGCATGGCGTACCCGACTGGTACATCGGCTCCTGCAAAAAGATCGCCTATCTGTTCCCGAAGGCCCACGCCGTGGCCTATGTGATGATGGCCTTCCGCATCGCCTGGTTCAAGGTCCACGATCCACTTGTGTTCTATGCGGCTTACTTCTCCATCCGGGCCAAGGCCTTTGACGCCACCGTCATGTGTCTGGGGATGGACCGGGTCAAGGCAAAGATGAACGAAATTCGGGCCAAGGACAAGGACGCCTCCGCCGTGGAACAGGACATGCTGACCACCCTGGAGGTGGTCTATGAATTCTATCTGCGCGGCTACACCTTTGATCAGATGGACCTGTACCGCTCCGATGCAGTGCGGTTCCAGGTGGACCGGGAGCGGAAGGCGCTCATTCCTCCGTTCATGGCCATCCCCGGCCTGGGGGAGACAGCGGCGGTTTCCATTGTGGAGCAGCGCAAGGGGAAGCAGTACCTCTCGGTGGAGGAGTTCTCCGCCGACTGTCCCAAGGTGACCAAGGCCCACATTGAGCTGCTCCGGACCTGCGGCGCCCTGGGCAATCTGCCGGAGACCAGTCAGATGACCCTGTTTTGA
- the hisZ gene encoding ATP phosphoribosyltransferase regulatory subunit, with product MRYTIHTPEGTRDRLFSECRERRQVQSALTKLFQCRGYAEISTPEVEFYDLFLQSGNPMPQESMLKIIDRSGKIMVMRPDCTTPIARVAATKLKAVPLPQRLYYDQTVFRSGQEHKGGSSEIAQCGVELIGAAGQKADLEMIAMAVDALRACGVERFHIELGHVGFFRDLAGRMDMPSETVEQMRALIEGKNFAALNDLLEPYAGQGACAALKRLSRLFGGAEVLDEAETLAGGSSALNYLRRLYTELSAAGYGGYLRFDLGLVHQIDYYTGVVFRGYVEGAGDAVLSGGRYDKLVEAFGRTAPATGFAVDVDAVAGCLPPRELPKVGLLVHFERGELARAWKAVDDRAAGTCELSPCETLEQTLELAREKGADRVLVLDGDGERLVEV from the coding sequence TTGCGCTATACGATCCATACGCCCGAGGGGACCCGGGACCGGCTGTTTTCTGAGTGCCGGGAGCGGCGGCAGGTGCAGAGCGCCCTGACCAAGCTGTTTCAGTGCCGGGGTTATGCCGAGATTTCCACCCCGGAGGTGGAGTTTTACGACTTATTTCTTCAGTCAGGCAACCCCATGCCCCAGGAGAGCATGCTGAAGATCATCGACCGGTCGGGCAAGATCATGGTGATGCGCCCCGACTGCACAACCCCCATCGCCCGGGTGGCCGCCACCAAGCTGAAGGCGGTGCCGCTGCCCCAGCGGCTCTACTACGACCAGACGGTGTTTCGCTCCGGCCAGGAGCACAAGGGCGGCAGCAGTGAGATTGCACAGTGCGGGGTGGAACTCATCGGCGCGGCTGGACAAAAGGCCGACCTGGAGATGATCGCCATGGCGGTGGATGCCCTGCGGGCCTGCGGAGTGGAGAGATTCCATATCGAGCTGGGACATGTGGGGTTTTTCCGGGACTTGGCGGGCCGGATGGATATGCCCTCTGAGACGGTGGAGCAGATGCGCGCCCTCATCGAGGGAAAGAATTTTGCCGCCCTCAACGACCTGCTGGAGCCCTATGCGGGACAGGGGGCCTGCGCCGCTTTGAAGCGCTTGTCCAGGCTGTTCGGCGGGGCCGAAGTGCTGGACGAGGCCGAGACCCTCGCCGGGGGCAGCAGCGCCTTGAACTATCTGCGGCGGCTGTATACCGAGCTTTCGGCGGCGGGCTATGGCGGTTATCTCCGCTTTGACCTGGGCCTTGTCCATCAAATCGACTATTACACCGGCGTGGTTTTCCGGGGCTACGTGGAGGGAGCGGGGGACGCCGTCCTTTCGGGCGGGCGCTATGACAAGCTGGTGGAGGCTTTCGGCCGCACTGCTCCGGCCACCGGATTTGCGGTGGACGTGGACGCGGTGGCGGGCTGTCTGCCGCCCCGGGAGCTCCCGAAGGTGGGCCTGCTGGTCCATTTTGAGCGCGGGGAACTGGCCCGCGCCTGGAAGGCCGTGGACGACCGTGCGGCGGGGACTTGTGAGCTGTCTCCCTGCGAAACGCTGGAGCAGACGCTGGAGCTGGCCCGTGAAAAGGGCGCGGACCGTGTGCTGGTGCTGGATGGAGACGGGGAAAGGCTGGTGGAGGTATGA
- the hisG gene encoding ATP phosphoribosyltransferase, with protein sequence MSQRLRIALTKGRLQEKSVELFEAMGLDCSPIQSPGRRLVHAIPNYPLDAVLAKAPDVITYVEHGVCDLGIVGKDTILEQGRSFYEVLDLGFGKCRFALAVKQGSDFYGTYKTRRIATKYPNVARTFFEKKGMDVDIIKIEGSVELAPILELADAIVDIVETGATLRENGLVPIEDVAQVSARLIVNPASMKLHKTELTDFINRCERELECRV encoded by the coding sequence ATGAGCCAGAGACTGCGAATCGCCCTGACCAAGGGCCGGCTCCAGGAGAAATCGGTGGAGCTGTTTGAGGCCATGGGTCTGGATTGCTCACCCATCCAGTCGCCCGGCCGGCGGCTGGTCCACGCCATTCCCAACTATCCTCTGGATGCGGTGCTGGCCAAGGCCCCGGACGTAATCACCTACGTGGAGCACGGAGTCTGTGATTTGGGTATTGTGGGTAAGGATACCATTTTGGAGCAGGGCCGCTCCTTCTATGAGGTGCTGGACCTGGGCTTCGGTAAGTGCCGGTTTGCCCTGGCGGTAAAACAGGGGAGTGATTTTTACGGCACCTATAAGACCCGGCGCATCGCCACCAAATACCCCAACGTGGCCCGTACCTTCTTTGAGAAGAAGGGTATGGACGTGGATATCATCAAGATCGAGGGCTCGGTGGAGCTGGCCCCCATCCTGGAGTTGGCCGACGCTATTGTGGACATCGTGGAGACCGGGGCGACTCTGCGGGAAAATGGTCTGGTGCCCATTGAGGACGTGGCGCAGGTTAGCGCCCGGCTGATTGTCAATCCAGCCAGTATGAAGCTCCATAAGACGGAGCTCACCGACTTTATAAACCGCTGTGAACGGGAATTGGAGTGTCGCGTATGA
- the hisD gene encoding histidinol dehydrogenase: protein MIQIIQADGRAEQARIAAMRARAAEVGADIEEAVSAVIRAVKEKGLSAVEAYSLKFDGKIPYEIPREELEAAYDRCPDELIAAMERAAANIRDYNEKLLVQSMEWTSPDGGTVGRVVRGLTRVGLYVPGGTAAYPSSVLMNAVPAKVAGVEELIMVTPPTENLNDAVLAAAKIAGVDRVIAVGGAQAIAALTFGAGFIPKVDKLVGPGNAFVATAKRLAYGKVDIDMVAGPSEVLVIADETANPAYVAADLLSQAEHDRLASAVLLTTSMELARAVDAEIVRQAGYLSRSDIMEASLRDFGCAIVCDSLEQAISLANEIAPEHLEIVTEDPRAVLPEIRNAGAVFLGEWSPEPLGDYLAGPSHVLPTSGTARFFSPLSVDSFLKTMSIVAYSRDTLAPIREQVVAMAEAEHLTAHANSIRVRFE from the coding sequence ATGATACAGATCATCCAGGCTGACGGGAGGGCAGAACAGGCCCGTATCGCGGCGATGCGAGCCCGGGCGGCAGAGGTGGGCGCGGATATCGAAGAAGCTGTCTCTGCTGTGATAAGAGCTGTAAAGGAAAAGGGCCTTTCGGCTGTAGAGGCGTATTCCCTCAAGTTTGACGGCAAAATTCCCTATGAGATTCCCCGTGAGGAGCTGGAGGCCGCCTATGACCGCTGTCCGGATGAGCTGATTGCCGCCATGGAGCGCGCGGCGGCCAACATCCGGGACTACAATGAAAAGCTGCTGGTCCAGAGCATGGAGTGGACCTCCCCGGACGGCGGGACGGTGGGCCGGGTAGTCCGGGGCCTGACTCGGGTGGGGCTCTATGTGCCCGGCGGCACGGCGGCCTACCCGTCCTCAGTCCTGATGAACGCGGTCCCCGCCAAGGTAGCGGGGGTCGAGGAATTGATCATGGTGACCCCTCCCACTGAAAATCTGAACGACGCTGTGCTGGCCGCCGCCAAAATTGCCGGAGTGGATCGGGTCATCGCCGTGGGCGGAGCCCAGGCCATTGCGGCCTTGACCTTTGGGGCCGGCTTCATTCCAAAGGTGGATAAGCTGGTGGGGCCGGGCAATGCTTTTGTGGCCACCGCCAAGCGGTTGGCCTATGGCAAGGTGGATATTGATATGGTGGCGGGGCCCTCCGAGGTGCTTGTGATAGCCGATGAGACCGCCAACCCCGCCTATGTGGCCGCCGACCTCCTGAGCCAGGCCGAGCATGACCGCCTGGCCTCTGCCGTCCTTCTGACCACCAGTATGGAGCTGGCTCGGGCGGTGGACGCTGAGATCGTCCGTCAGGCCGGCTATCTGAGCCGTTCGGACATTATGGAGGCTTCACTGCGGGACTTTGGCTGCGCCATTGTCTGCGACAGCCTGGAGCAAGCAATTTCCCTTGCCAATGAGATTGCTCCGGAGCATCTGGAGATCGTGACCGAGGACCCCAGGGCGGTGCTGCCTGAAATTCGAAACGCCGGCGCGGTCTTTCTGGGAGAATGGTCACCCGAGCCCCTGGGGGACTACCTGGCGGGCCCCAGTCACGTGCTCCCCACTTCCGGTACGGCCCGCTTCTTTTCTCCCCTGTCTGTGGATAGCTTCCTTAAGACCATGAGCATCGTAGCGTACAGCCGCGATACCCTGGCCCCGATCCGGGAGCAGGTGGTGGCCATGGCGGAGGCGGAGCATCTGACCGCCCACGCCAATTCCATTCGTGTGCGGTTTGAATAG
- the hisB gene encoding imidazoleglycerol-phosphate dehydratase HisB, whose amino-acid sequence MERISNISRETKETRIQAALWLSGGPVKIDTGIGFFDHMLHAWAFYAGFGLTLTAKGDLEVDGHHTVEDTGIVLGQALREALGDKVGIRRFGSAYVPMDEALAFTTLDFSGRPFLVYEADMPQARMGAYDACLTEEFMRALAMNSGLTLHMRAQYGRNAHHITEALFKSLGLAMKDAVKMEGTGVTSTKGVL is encoded by the coding sequence ATGGAGAGAATTTCCAATATTTCCCGGGAAACCAAGGAGACCCGGATTCAAGCGGCCCTGTGGCTGTCCGGCGGCCCGGTCAAGATCGACACGGGGATCGGTTTTTTTGACCACATGCTGCACGCCTGGGCTTTCTATGCAGGCTTCGGGCTGACTCTGACGGCGAAGGGCGATCTGGAGGTGGACGGCCACCATACCGTGGAGGACACCGGTATCGTACTGGGACAGGCCCTGCGGGAGGCGCTGGGAGACAAGGTGGGGATCCGCCGGTTTGGGAGCGCCTATGTACCTATGGACGAAGCGCTGGCCTTCACGACTTTGGACTTCTCTGGACGGCCTTTCCTGGTCTATGAGGCAGATATGCCACAGGCCCGGATGGGCGCGTATGACGCCTGCCTGACGGAGGAGTTTATGCGGGCCCTGGCAATGAACAGCGGGCTGACCCTGCATATGCGGGCCCAGTATGGCCGGAACGCCCACCACATCACGGAGGCCCTTTTCAAATCTTTGGGGCTGGCCATGAAAGACGCCGTCAAGATGGAGGGGACCGGAGTCACCTCCACCAAAGGAGTTCTGTGA
- the hisH gene encoding imidazole glycerol phosphate synthase subunit HisH yields the protein MNHFTAILDYGVGNLKSVTNAMRYLGFDTRITSDPAELERADAIILPGVGAFPDAAEKLRVPGLDKTLLTQAEKKPILGICLGMQLLFDRGEEIRPCAGLGLVHGSVRRLETDRKLPHIGWNSLAFQNHSPLFRGLDDGVYVYFVHTFCGVADRESDVIARTEYGPSVVAAVSCGNVYGCQFHPEKSGETGLVILKNFGELNK from the coding sequence ATGAATCACTTTACAGCCATTTTGGATTACGGCGTTGGAAATCTGAAAAGCGTCACCAATGCCATGCGCTATCTGGGATTTGATACCCGCATCACCAGTGATCCGGCAGAATTGGAGCGGGCGGATGCCATCATACTGCCCGGGGTGGGGGCCTTTCCCGATGCGGCGGAGAAACTTCGTGTTCCCGGCCTGGACAAGACGCTGCTGACCCAGGCGGAGAAAAAACCCATTCTGGGCATCTGTCTGGGGATGCAGCTCCTGTTCGACCGGGGAGAGGAGATCCGTCCCTGTGCGGGGCTTGGACTGGTCCACGGCAGTGTGAGGCGGCTCGAGACCGACCGAAAGCTGCCGCACATCGGCTGGAACAGCCTGGCCTTCCAGAACCATTCCCCTCTGTTCCGTGGATTGGACGACGGTGTATACGTCTATTTCGTACACACCTTCTGCGGCGTGGCCGACAGGGAATCCGACGTCATCGCCCGCACGGAGTACGGCCCTTCCGTGGTGGCGGCGGTGTCCTGCGGCAACGTCTACGGCTGCCAATTCCATCCGGAAAAAAGCGGTGAGACCGGCTTGGTCATCCTGAAAAACTTTGGGGAGCTGAACAAATGA
- the hisA gene encoding 1-(5-phosphoribosyl)-5-[(5-phosphoribosylamino)methylideneamino]imidazole-4-carboxamide isomerase, whose translation MILLPAIDMKDGRCVRLKKGEFHTVHQVANSALETARRFAEAGAQWVHMVDLDGARDGVRANFPLIYEVIQQSGLRVELGGGVKSIPDVITIVEAGAARAVIGSAAVTDPAVLDYAVNWKPEQIAVGIDCLNGKVRTAGWEQDSGLDYLEFARQVEAKGVKTIIFTDIATDGMLSGPSFQQLEALQKTVPCNIVASGGVATLDDVKRLRDMGLYGAIIGKAYYAGTLDLPQAVKEAGPQC comes from the coding sequence ATGATACTTTTGCCTGCCATTGATATGAAGGACGGGCGGTGTGTCCGCCTGAAAAAAGGGGAGTTCCACACAGTCCATCAGGTGGCCAACAGTGCGCTGGAGACCGCCCGGCGGTTCGCTGAGGCGGGGGCTCAATGGGTCCACATGGTGGATCTGGACGGGGCCCGCGACGGTGTGCGGGCCAATTTTCCCCTGATCTATGAGGTCATCCAGCAGTCTGGTCTCCGCGTGGAGCTGGGGGGCGGCGTAAAGTCGATCCCCGATGTCATCACCATCGTGGAGGCGGGTGCCGCCCGGGCGGTCATCGGCTCTGCCGCCGTCACCGACCCGGCGGTCTTGGATTACGCCGTAAACTGGAAGCCGGAGCAGATCGCCGTGGGCATTGACTGCCTGAACGGCAAGGTCCGCACGGCGGGTTGGGAACAGGACTCCGGCCTGGATTATTTGGAGTTCGCCCGGCAGGTGGAGGCAAAGGGTGTAAAGACGATTATCTTTACGGATATTGCAACAGATGGGATGCTGTCCGGTCCTTCCTTTCAGCAGTTGGAGGCTCTGCAGAAGACCGTGCCATGCAACATCGTGGCCTCCGGCGGAGTCGCCACCCTGGATGATGTGAAGCGGCTGCGAGACATGGGCCTGTATGGGGCCATCATCGGCAAGGCCTACTATGCTGGGACGCTGGACCTGCCCCAGGCCGTGAAGGAGGCGGGGCCCCAATGCTAG
- the hisF gene encoding imidazole glycerol phosphate synthase subunit HisF, translating into MLAKRIIPCLDVRDGRVVKGVNFIHIWDAGDPVELAKFYSDQGADEIVFLDITATSDDRDTVADVVERTAGQVFVPLTVGGGIRTLEDFQRLLRAGADKISVNSAAVADPGLISRAAERFGSQCVVLAIDARSREDGSYEVVVAGGRKPTGIDAVWWAKEGERLGAGEILLTSMDADGTKGGFDLAMTGAVARAVHIPVIASGGCGSLAHFAQVFEETDCDAALAASLFHFGELTVPQVKTYLKGRDIPVR; encoded by the coding sequence ATGCTAGCCAAGCGGATCATCCCCTGCCTGGATGTCCGGGACGGCCGGGTAGTCAAAGGGGTCAACTTCATTCATATCTGGGACGCCGGCGATCCGGTGGAGCTGGCAAAATTTTATTCCGATCAGGGAGCGGATGAGATCGTCTTCCTGGACATCACGGCTACCAGCGATGACCGGGATACCGTGGCGGACGTGGTGGAGCGGACGGCTGGTCAGGTCTTTGTGCCCCTCACCGTGGGAGGCGGCATCCGTACGCTGGAGGATTTCCAACGGCTGCTGCGGGCGGGGGCGGACAAGATCTCCGTCAACTCCGCGGCGGTGGCCGACCCCGGGCTGATCTCCAGGGCGGCGGAGCGGTTTGGTTCCCAGTGCGTGGTGCTGGCCATCGACGCCCGGAGCCGGGAGGACGGCAGCTATGAGGTAGTGGTGGCCGGCGGCCGAAAGCCCACCGGCATCGACGCGGTCTGGTGGGCGAAGGAGGGCGAGCGGCTGGGCGCGGGAGAGATCCTGCTGACCTCCATGGATGCCGACGGGACCAAGGGGGGCTTTGATCTGGCTATGACCGGGGCCGTGGCCCGGGCCGTCCATATCCCGGTCATCGCCTCCGGCGGCTGCGGCTCCCTGGCCCATTTTGCCCAGGTCTTTGAAGAGACGGACTGTGATGCGGCTTTGGCGGCCTCGCTGTTCCACTTCGGGGAGCTGACTGTGCCCCAGGTCAAAACCTATTTGAAAGGACGGGACATCCCGGTAAGGTGA
- the hisI gene encoding phosphoribosyl-AMP cyclohydrolase, translated as MELNQLFQKSDLIPVIIQDINTREVLMLGFTNREAVERTLQTKTAWFWSRSRQKLWNKGETSGHFLQVRKVVADCDTDTLLYLCTPDGPTCHTGAQSCFFNVLMEEKE; from the coding sequence ATGGAGCTGAATCAGCTATTTCAGAAATCGGACTTGATCCCGGTCATCATCCAGGATATAAACACCAGAGAGGTGCTGATGCTGGGCTTCACCAACCGGGAGGCGGTAGAGCGGACGCTCCAAACCAAGACCGCCTGGTTCTGGAGCCGCAGCCGTCAAAAGCTGTGGAACAAAGGGGAGACCTCGGGGCATTTTCTCCAGGTCAGAAAGGTGGTTGCCGACTGCGACACCGATACGCTGCTCTATCTCTGCACGCCGGACGGGCCCACCTGTCATACCGGAGCACAGAGCTGCTTTTTCAATGTGCTGATGGAGGAAAAAGAATGA
- the hisE gene encoding phosphoribosyl-ATP diphosphatase, with translation MKDTVLQDLYGVIQGRKANPQEGSYTCYLFEEGLDKILKKVGEECAETIIAAKNGEMGETVGEISDLIYHVLVMMADQNIPLNAVLEELDRRSQKIGNLKQFHQTDHET, from the coding sequence ATGAAAGATACTGTATTACAGGACCTGTACGGCGTGATTCAGGGCCGGAAGGCCAATCCCCAGGAGGGCTCCTATACCTGCTATTTGTTTGAAGAGGGTCTGGATAAGATTCTGAAAAAAGTAGGAGAGGAGTGCGCAGAGACCATCATCGCCGCCAAGAACGGTGAGATGGGGGAGACTGTGGGGGAGATCTCGGACCTCATCTATCATGTGCTGGTCATGATGGCGGATCAGAACATCCCGCTGAATGCGGTGCTGGAGGAACTGGACCGCCGCAGTCAGAAGATCGGCAACCTGAAGCAGTTCCACCAGACGGACCACGAGACCTGA